The following coding sequences lie in one Miscanthus floridulus cultivar M001 chromosome 9, ASM1932011v1, whole genome shotgun sequence genomic window:
- the LOC136480718 gene encoding disease resistance protein RGA5-like, protein MYREASKIIGIGKSNADLVSMLSPNRDDESNQKMKVVFVVGVGGLDKTTLAKAVYDKLKSLFGYGAFVPVGQDPVLKKVFRDILIDLHKDKYTDLKYTMLDERQLINELHDFLRTKRYFIIIDDIWEPQTWERIKLALVENNHGSRTITTTRKFQVANEADEVYKLQTLSHDNSKRLFYMRLFGHEDKCPNNHQDELSSAILKKCGGIPLAIITMASLLLGKSRENWIEVCNSPGFYQDKDERHMENTTHILSLSYYDLPSHLKTCLLYLSVFPEDSLIDRDSLIWKWIAEGFVEKKPGRGLFEVGEQYFHDLINRSMIQGVYSKVYGIKYCRVHDMVLDLIVSM, encoded by the exons ATGTACAGAGAAGCGTCAAAGATCATTGGCATCGGCAAGTCAAATGCTGATCTCGTGTCAATGCTGTCGCCCAATAGGGATGACGAGTCCAACCAGAAGATGAAGGTTGTTTTTGTTGTCGGAGTTGGTGGGCTCGACAAAACTACTCTTGCCAAGGCAGTGTATGATAAGCTTAAATCTCTGTTTGGTTATGGGGCTTTTGTTCCTGTCGGCCAAGATCCTGTCTTGAAGAAAGTCTTTAGAGACATTCTTATAGATCTTCACAAGGACAAATACACAGATTTGAAATACACAATGTTGGATGAAAGGCAACTCATCAACGAGCTCCATGATTTCCTTCGAACAAAGAG GTATTTTATCATTATTGATGACATATGGGAGCCACAGACTTGGGAAAGAATCAAACTGGCTCTTGTTGAGAATAACCATGGAAGTAGAACAATCACAACTACTCGTAAATTTCAAGTTGCCAATGAAGCAGATGAGGTTTACAAGCTACAAACACTTTCTCATGACAACTCCAAAAGGTTGTTTTATATGAGGTTATTTGGTCATGAAGACAAATGTCCAAATAATCATCAGGATGAGTTATCTAGTGCCATTCTAAAGAAATGTGGTGGAATTCCATTGGCTATCATCACGATGGCTAGTTTGCTATTGGGTAAATCAAGAGAAAATTGGATTGAGGTGTGCAACTCTCCTGGTTTCTATCAAGATAAGGATGAAAGGCATATGGAAAATACTACACATATATTGTCTCTTAGTTACTATGACCTTCCTTCTCATTTGAAGACTTGTTTGTTGTATCTAAGTGTATTTCCTGAAGACTCTCTTATTGATAGGGATTCTTTGATATGGAAGTGGATAGCTGAAGGATTTGTTGAGAAGAAACCAGGACGTGGATTATTTGAGGTCGGAGAGCAATACTTCCACGACCTCATTAATAGAAGCATGATCCAGGGGGTGTATTCTAAAGTCTATGGCATCAAGTATTGTCGTGTTCATGATATGGTGCTTGATCTCATTGTTTCCATGTGA